Proteins encoded in a region of the Candidatus Hydrogenedens sp. genome:
- a CDS encoding sulfatase translates to MSLILQSFLSILLILVLNESGIPKKNILFLTIDTLRADHLGCYGYNLPTSNNIDALAKKGLIFDNCIAEVPLTCPSFSSMLTSQYPRYLGVTRNGLGISDDNKTVQEILKEHGYFTFCVQSNWTLKSRLSNLNQGFDIYDDDFHNKRWGIFSSERIADEVTRRAIQILNNCPQDKPFFAWVHYSDPHAPYHFRKEYNPGSKLQNDETKIGKVIKSYDSEIRFTDEHIGKLLMHLPKNTSIIFVADHGESLYEHNYLGHGRKLYQNEIRIPFFIVDDEVIPGRTSIPVRGIDVGPTILGIAKIEKPKYMLGKDILNEEIPVNRVRVIETYGGAVPKIPILRFFMKNSKPIMQSVIDNNWKLIVSGIQKELYNLKDDPKELNNLVLKEPEIVINVQKVIKEWSRKIPKTNPKTSNKMSDEDMEVLRSMGYLE, encoded by the coding sequence ATGTCCCTAATCCTTCAATCATTTTTATCCATCCTTTTAATTTTAGTTTTAAATGAGTCTGGTATCCCTAAAAAAAATATACTATTTCTGACGATAGATACACTTCGTGCTGACCATTTAGGTTGTTATGGTTACAATCTACCTACTTCTAATAACATTGATGCCCTTGCAAAGAAAGGATTGATATTTGATAATTGTATTGCTGAAGTCCCTCTGACATGTCCATCTTTCTCGTCAATGTTGACCTCACAATATCCCCGTTATCTTGGTGTAACCCGAAACGGATTAGGTATATCAGATGATAATAAGACTGTTCAGGAAATCTTAAAAGAACATGGATATTTTACATTCTGCGTTCAAAGTAACTGGACACTAAAATCCAGACTAAGTAACTTAAATCAAGGTTTTGATATATATGATGATGATTTTCATAATAAAAGATGGGGAATTTTTTCCTCTGAACGAATCGCAGATGAAGTGACCAGAAGGGCAATACAAATATTAAATAATTGCCCCCAAGATAAACCATTTTTTGCCTGGGTACATTATAGTGACCCTCATGCTCCATACCATTTCAGAAAAGAATATAATCCAGGTAGTAAATTACAGAATGATGAGACGAAAATTGGAAAAGTTATTAAATCTTATGATTCTGAAATAAGATTTACAGATGAACATATCGGTAAATTATTAATGCATCTTCCAAAAAATACCTCCATAATATTTGTCGCTGACCACGGCGAAAGTTTATATGAACACAACTATTTAGGACATGGTAGAAAACTTTATCAAAATGAAATTAGAATCCCTTTTTTCATCGTCGATGACGAAGTCATACCTGGTAGAACATCAATTCCCGTAAGAGGTATTGATGTTGGACCCACAATATTAGGAATAGCAAAAATAGAAAAACCCAAATATATGTTAGGAAAAGATATATTGAACGAAGAAATTCCAGTAAATAGAGTTCGAGTAATAGAGACCTATGGAGGTGCTGTCCCTAAAATTCCCATCCTTCGGTTTTTTATGAAAAACTCAAAACCTATTATGCAATCTGTTATCGATAATAACTGGAAACTTATTGTCAGTGGTATACAAAAAGAACTTTACAATTTGAAAGATGACCCTAAAGAATTAAATAACCTTGTATTAAAAGAACCTGAAATAGTTATAAACGTGCAAAAAGTAATAAAAGAATGGTCAAGAAAAATACCAAAAACAAACCCTAAAACTTCAAATAAAATGTCTGATGAAGATATGGAGGTTCTCCGTTCTATGGGTTATTTAGAATAG
- a CDS encoding HAD-IIA family hydrolase — protein sequence MSDSSTKIVKNYLIDMDGVLVKGNSVIPGANNFIQRLNEAGSKFLVLTNNPKFTPMDLSHRLNILNLEISAENIYTSAVAVGMFLRMQKPNGTAFVLGESGLTTAVHQAGYIITEYNPDYVILGETSNYNFDQITLAVRLIRKGAKFIATNPDPLGPTETGIVPACGAMAALIEKATGRSPFYIGKPNPFMMRSAMNYLGVHSENTVIIGDRMDTDIVAGVQTGVETILVLTGVTKLEDIEKYPYRPTRVVNSVEEIIP from the coding sequence ATGAGTGATTCTTCTACTAAAATTGTAAAAAATTACTTGATTGATATGGATGGTGTTTTGGTTAAAGGGAATTCTGTAATTCCTGGTGCTAACAACTTCATACAACGGTTAAATGAAGCAGGAAGTAAATTTTTAGTCCTTACTAATAATCCTAAATTTACTCCGATGGATTTATCCCATCGTTTGAACATTCTCAATCTTGAAATATCGGCTGAAAATATATATACATCGGCAGTGGCTGTAGGTATGTTTTTAAGGATGCAAAAACCTAACGGAACGGCATTCGTTCTCGGAGAAAGTGGTTTGACTACCGCTGTGCATCAGGCAGGATATATTATCACTGAGTATAATCCTGACTATGTTATTTTAGGTGAGACATCAAACTATAATTTTGACCAAATAACACTTGCGGTCAGGTTAATACGTAAAGGGGCAAAATTTATTGCTACCAATCCTGACCCATTAGGACCGACAGAAACAGGCATAGTCCCTGCATGTGGAGCGATGGCGGCACTTATCGAAAAAGCAACAGGGAGAAGTCCTTTTTATATCGGTAAACCTAATCCATTTATGATGAGAAGTGCAATGAATTACCTTGGGGTTCATTCTGAAAATACTGTTATTATTGGAGACCGAATGGACACCGATATTGTTGCAGGTGTACAAACTGGTGTTGAAACAATTCTTGTTTTAACTGGTGTTACCAAATTGGAAGATATAGAAAAATATCCATACCGTCCTACGAGGGTTGTCAATTCTGTTGAGGAAATAATTCCATAA